The following is a genomic window from Miltoncostaea oceani.
TGTAGTCGGCGCCCTTGACGGTGTCGAAGGTGTGGTTGTCGGGATGGTCGTCGGTCTGGTTGCCCAGCGCCGCGTTGATCCCGCCCTGCGCCGCCCCGGAGTGGCTGCGCACCGGGTGGACCTTGGTGACGAGCGCGACGTCCACGCCCGCCTCGTGCGCCGCGATCGCCGCGCGCATGCCCGCGAGGCCCGCGCCGACCACCACCACGTCATGGCTGAGCAATGTCCGTGCCCTCCGCGTCTCGGTTGCCCTCCGCAGGACTCTACCGGACGGACACCCCGGGTCCTCCGGGTCATTCGTCGCTGCCCGGGCGGGCGGTGGCACCCGCCGCGCCGTCGCCCGGCGGTGCATGATGCGCCGCGATGACCCTCGACGCAGCCCTCACGCTGGGCGTGATACTCGTGGTCCTGGGGGTGCTGGTCGCCGACCGCGTGTCGCCCGCCCTCGCGGTCCTCGGCGGCACCGTGTTCCTGCTCGTGTCGGGCGTCATCGATGCGGACGACGCGTTCGCGGGCTTCTCCAACTCGGCGCCGCTCACGGTCGCGGCGCTCTACGTGGTCGCGGCCGCCGCGGCGCGCACCCGCGTCGTCGAGACGCTCGCGAGCCGCATCGCCTTCGCGGCGCGCCCCGGGGCGCGCGAGCCGGGCGAGCGCGCCGCCCTCGCCCGGATCGTGCTGCCGACCGCGTCGGCGTCGGCGTTCCTCAACAACACCCCGATCGTCGCGATGGGCATCCCGCCGATCCTCTCCTGGGCCCGCCGCACCGGCCGCTCGCCCTCCCGGTACCTGATGCCCCTGTCGTTCGCCGCGGTGGTCGGGGGCACGGTGACCCTGATCGGGACGTCCACGAACCTCGTCGTGTCCGGGCTGATGGAGGACGCCGGGATGCGGTCGATGGGGTTCTTCGAGATCGGCGCCGTCGGCCTGCCCTTCGCGCTCATCAGCATCGTGGTGATGCTGGTCGTGACGCCGCGCCTGCTGCCCGAACGCCGCGCCCCGAGCGAGGACGTCGCCGCCGACGCGCGCGAGTTCACGCTGGAGATGATCGTCGAGGACGGCGCCGCGATCGCCGGTCGCTCGATCGCCGACGCCGGCCTCCGCAGCCTGCAGGGCGTGTACCTCGTGGAGATCGAGCGCGACGGCCGGCGGATCTCGTCGGTGCGCCCCGACGAGCTGCTCGCCGAGGGCGACCGCCTCACCTTCGCGGGGGCCGTGGACCGGATCGTCGACCTCCAGGCCGTCCGCGGGCTGCGGTCGGCGGAGGAGCGGCACTTCGGCCGGGTGGGCACCGCCCAGGAGCGCCGCCTGTACGAGGCGGTCGTCGCCCCGTCGTCGTCGCTGGTGGGCTCCACCCTCAAGGAGGCGGGCTTCCGCGGGCGGTACGGCGGCGCGGTGATGGCGGTGCACCGGGCCGACGAGCGGGTGCCCGGCAAGCTCGGCGAGGTGCGCCTGCGCAGCGGCGACGTCCTGCTCGTCCTCGCCGGGCCGGCCTTCCGCCCCCGCGCGCTCGACGAGCGCGACTTCTCGGTGGTCGCGGCGCTCGACGGGGAGCCGCCGCCGCTCTCCGGCAAGGCCCCCCTGGTGGGCATCGTGATCGCCGGCCTGATCCTCGCGGCCTCGACGGGGCTGATGGACATCCTGCCGGCCGCGTTCCTCGCGGCGTTCGCCGTCGTCGGGCTCGGCGTGCTCACCCCCACCGAGGCCCGCGACTCGATCGACCTCGACGTGCTCGTGGTGATCGCGGCGTCGTTCGGCCTCGGGCGGGCGATCGAGCAGAGCGGCCTCGCCCAGGACATCGTGGACGTGGTGATCGACCCGCTGGGGGCGTTCGGCGACCTGGGCCTGCTGTTCGGCGTCCTGATCGCCACCATCGTCGTCACCGAGATGATCAGCAACAACGCGGCGGCGGTGCTGCTGTTCCCCATCGCGATCGCCACCGCCGCGAGCGCCGGCATGGACCCGCGGCCGTTCGCCTTCGCGGTCGCCATCGCCGCCTCGTCGTCGTTCCTCACCCCGATCGGGTACCAGACCAACACGATGGTCTACGGCATCGGCGGCTACCGCTTCGGGGACTTCGCGCGGCTCGGCTTCCCGCTCGCCATCGTCATGGTCGTGGTCGCGATGATCGTCATCCCGCTGGCGTGGCCGTTGCGCTGACGACGTCGCCGCCGGGCGCCACGGGGCGTCGCGGAGGGGCCGGTTCGGTATGCTCGATCGGGTTTGCGGCCGCCACGAGGCGGCCGTTCGTCAGAGAACGCCTGTGAAGGAGTCGTACTCGTGGGACACCGCGTCACGTTCATTCCCGGCGACGGCACCGGGCCGGAGATCGCCGAGGCCACCAAGCGCGTCCTCGACGCGACCGGGGTGGACTTCGAGTGGGACGTCCAGGAGGCCGGCGTCGACATCATGGAGACGGCGGGCACGCCCCTCCCGGACTCCGTCATCGAGTCCATCCGGGACACCACCGTCGCCATCAAGGGCCCCATCACCACCCCCGTCGGCCACGGTTTCCGGAGCGTCAACGTCGCTCTACGGAAGGCCCTGGACCTCTACGCCTGCGTACGCCCCTGCAAGAGCTACGAGGGTGTGCGCTCGAAGTACGAGGACATCGACCTCGTCATCGTCCGCGAGAACACCGAGGACCTGTACGCCGGGATCGAGTTCGAGAAGGACACTCCCGAGAACCTCGCGATCATCGAGAAGATCATCGAGCTGGACCCGAGCGCGCGGGGCACGATCAAGCCGCACGCCGGCATCTCGATCAAGCCGATCTCGGTGGAGGGCACCCAGCGCGTCGTGCGCTACGCCTTCGACTACGCCAGGGAGAACGGCCGGTCGAAGGTCACGGCCGTCCACAAGGCCAACATCATGAAGTACACCGACGGGCTCTGGCTCGCGGTGGCCACCGAGGTGGCGAAGGAGTACCCGGACATCGAGTTCGAGGAGCGGATCGTCGACAACATGTGCATGCAGCTCGTGCAGAAGCCCGAGCTGTATGACGTGATCGTCCTCCCGAACCTCTACGGCGACATCCTCAGCGACCTCGGCGCCGGCCTCGTCGGCGGCCTCGGCGTCGCGCCGGGCGCCAACATCGGCGCCCACGCGGCCCTGTTCGAGCCGACCCACGGCAGCGCGCCGAAGTACGCCGGCCAGAACAAGGTCAACCCGCTGGCGATGATGCTCTCCGGCGTGATGATGCTGCGGCACCTGAAGGAGATCGACGCCGCGGACCGCATGGAGGGCGCGATCGCCGAGCTCGTACGCGAAGGGAAGTCCGTGACCTACGACATGAAGCCGAACCGCGACGACCCGACGGCCGTCGGGACGTCCGAGGTGGCCGACGCGCTCATCGAGAAGCTCCAGGTGACCGCGTGAGCGCCGCCAAGGCCCCGCTCCGCGTCGCCGTCACCGGCGCCGCCGGCCAGATCGGCTACTCGATCCTCCCCCGCATCGCCGCGGGCGAGGCGTTCGGCAAGGACCAGCCGGTCATCCTGCAGCTCCTCGAGATCCCGGTCGACAAGGTCCAGGAGGCGCTGAAGGGCGTCGCCATGGAGCTCGACGACTGCGCCTTCCCGCTGCTGCAGGGCCTGGTGCTCACGGGTGACCCCCGCGAGGCGTTCGCCGACGCCGACTGGTGCATCCTTGTCGGCTCCAAGCCGCGTGGCCCGGGCATGGAGCGCGCCGACCTGCTGAAGGACAACGGCAGGATCTTCATCGAGCAGGGCAAGGCCATCGACGAGGTCGCCTCCGCGGAGGCCCGCGTCGTCGTGGTCGGCAACCCGTGCAACACGAACTGCATGATCGCCGCGTCGCAGGCCTCGCGCCTCGGCCCGGAGCGGTTCACGGCGATGACCCGGCTCGACCAGAACCGGGCGCAGACCCAGCTGGCGCAGAAGGCCGGCGTCGCGGTCACCGAGGTCGACGACATCGTCATCTTCGGCAACCACTCCCCGACGATGTTCGCGGACTTCACCAACGCGACGATCTCCGGCAAGCCGGCGCGCGACGTCATCGGCGACGACGCCTGGCTCGAGAACGAGTTCCTCCCCACCGTCGGCAAGCGCGGCGCGGCCATCATCGCGGCCCGCGGCCTGTCGTCGGCGGCGTCGGCGGCCAACGCGGCCATCGACCACGTCCGCTCCCTGCACACGCCGGGCGACGACATCCACTCGATCGCCGTGAGGTCCGACGGCTCGTACGGGTTCGACGAGGGCGTGTGGGCGTCGGTGCCGGTCCGGACGACCGCGCCGGGCACGTACGAGGTGGTCCGCGAGGGCTGGGACCACGACGAGTTCGCGAAGGGCAAGATCGCCGCGACCAACGCCGAGCTGGTCGAGGAGCGCGAGACGGTGAAGGACATGCTCGGCTAGACGCTCCGCGCACGGGCCGGCCGGTCGGCCGGCCCGTGCCGCAGCGCCCCGCGGGAGGGGGATCCCGCACGCGGTCCGCGGCCGACTACGGTCGAGGCCCGAGACGGCCCGCTGCCACACTCGCGACGTCCGGTGGGCGTTCGCGTGGAGGCACCCCGTGGTCCTGATCTGGTTCGTCGTCTGGTTCATCGCCGACCTCATCGGCGACCGCGAGCCCCTGCTCCTCGACCCCGTGAACCTCTGGGCGGGGCTGCTGCTGTTCGCGCTGGCGCTGGACCTGTCCGCAGCGGTCGCGGGCGGCGCGCGCGGGCGGCGCTAGGCCGGCCTCAGGAGAAGAAGCGGCGGCGGACCAGGCGGGAGACGACGACGCCGACGGCGGCCCCGGCGACAGCGGACAGCACGATCACCCAGATCAGCGAGATGTCCGCCGCGAAGAAGACGAACGAGACCCGCACCGGATCGCTGTTCTCGATCACGAAGATGAGGAGCAGGCTGACGACGAGGACCAGACCGCCGGCGAGGGCGAGCTGCCGGATCTGGCGCTCGTCGAGCCCGTCGCGACCCGGGGGCCCCTCGGGCGGACGGCGCTCCGGCAGGTGGTCGGCCACGCCCGGGGCGCCTAGCCGGTGGTGACGGCGGCGGCGCGGAAGACCGCGCCGAGCCGCTCCATGCCCTCCTCGATCTCCGCCGGGCCGACCCCGCTGTAGGCGAGGCGCAGCGTGCGCTCCCCGCCCTCCAGCACGCAGTCGCTGCCCTTGACGTAGGCGATGCCCGCCGCGGCGGCGGGTTCGAAGAGCTCGTCGGCCGACAGGCCGGCCGGGAGCGTCATCCAGTAGAAGAAGCCGCCCTGGGGGGTCGTGAACTCGGTGCCCTCGGGCATGTGGCGCATGCCCTCCGTCATCGCGTCGCGCCGCTCGCGCATGAGCGCGGTGACCTTCTCGATGTTCGGCTCGAGCCCGCCGCCCGCGATGAGCTGGTGGATCGCGGCCTCCGACAGGAGGGCCGGGGAGATGTAGGTGCGCGACGCGGCGCCGGCGAGCTTCGCGGCGATCGCGGGGGGCGACACGAGGTAGCCGACGCGCAGGCCGGGGGCGACGGTCTTCGAGAAGGACGAGGTGAAGATCACCCGGCCGGGGTCGGCCATCGTCCAGAGCCCGGGGAGGCTCTCCCCCTCGAAGCGCAGGCGCCCGTAGGGGTCGTCCTCCAGCACGAGGATGTCGTGGGCGTCGCAGATCTCGATGAGGCGACGGCGGCGCTCGGCCGACAGCGTCGCGCCCGACGGGTTCTGGAAGTTGGGGATCGTGTAGAGCAGGCGGGGCACCCGGCCGGCCTCGCAGGCGGCGGCGAGCGCCTCGACGTCCATGCCGTCGGCGTCCATCGGGATCGGCAGGACGTCCATGCCGTGCAGGGTGAGCTGCAGCAGCGCCCGGTCGTACGTGGGGCTCTCGACGGCGACGACGTCGCCGGGCGACAGCAGCGTCTCCAGCAGGAACACGAAGCCCTGCAGGGAGCCGTTGGTGACGAGGACCTGGTCGGGCTGGGCGCCGTGCTCGGCCGCGAGCAGCTCACGCAGCGGCGGGTAGCCGTTGCCGGTCCCGTAGGAGAGCACGCGGACACCGTCGTCGCGGAGCGCCGCCGCGGCGCACGCGGCGATGACGTCCGCCGACAGGGCCTCGGGGCACGGGGCCCCACGGGCGAAGGAGATCGAGGTCGGCACGGCGGTGGAGTCTAGAGGACGGCCGCGGGGGCCGCCGGGTTCACCGGTCGGCGGCGCGCCGCGCGGCGGCGGCCTTCAGCACCCGGGCCGATGCGACGCAGAAGTTGCTCACGCCGAGGGGCGTGCGGGTGAACCCCTTGCCGCGGTAGGGCCAGACGCGCCAGACGTAGCAGGTGCCCGGGCGCAGCTTCGTGCGCGGGACGGTGTAGCTGCGCTTCTTGGGGAACGCGGACAGCACCTTCTTCACCGCCGTGACGCGGCCGTTCGGGCCCTTCGCCGCGCGGAAGAGCTGCACGTTGTAGAGGCGGGTGCCGGCGGGGCCGCGGGCCCAGCGCAGCACCGGGGTGCGCGTGCGGACGGTCACGCCGGCCTTCGGGTACAGGCGGGCGGCGTTGCGGCGAGGCAGCACCGCGGTCTCGCGCGCGGCGGGCGCCGCCGGCGCGGCGGGTGTGGCGATGGCGAAGGCCTCGCCGGCGGGGGCCGAGACGTTCCCCGCGGCGTCGATCTGCTGGACGGAGAACCCGTAGGCGCCCGCCCCGAGGCCGGTGACCGACGCGGAGGTCGTCGGCGTGTCCGCCGCCGGTCCGATCGGCAGGCCGCCGGCGGTGATGACCCAGCGCGAGGTGGCGCCCGGCTCGGTGGTCCACGAGAAGGCGCCGCCCGTGGACGCGGGGCGGCCCGTGATGACGGGCGGGGCGGGCGCGAGGGTGTCGACCTCGAAGTTGCGGGTCGCCTCGGCGCTGACGACGCCGACGCCGGAGACCTGGGTGACGCGGAAGACGTAGTCCCCGTCGGGGAGGGCGGTGAGGGCGGCGCGCGTCGCGGCGCCGGAGCCCTGCTGCACCACCCGGGTGTCGTCGACGCCGACGGCGGTGACGTCCCAGCGGAAGGTGGAGGCCGCCGTGCCGGTCCACGCGAAAACGGGGGCGGTCGTGCGGGTCGGGCCCACGGGGCCCTCGGTGATCGCCGGGGCGGGCGGCACCGTCGGGTCGACCGTGAACGAGCGCTTCGTCGAGTTGCGGGAGTTGCCGGCGACGTCGTACGAGCGGACGTACCACGTGACCCGCTGGAGGGGGTTCAGCGGCGTGGCGGTGGTGCGCGTCGCCGAGAACTCGGAGCGGCCGTCCACGTGGGGCACCGTCGCCAGGATGCGCGGGGCGCGGCCCGCCTCCTCGACCCACACCTCGTAGCGCTCGACGCCGGAGGTGTCGTTGCCGGCGCGGCTCCACGTGTAGGTCGGCTCGGCGGCGATGCGGGCGTCGACGCCCGGCTGCTTCGGCTGCCCCGCGGTCGGGGCGAGCGCGTCGAAGCGGATGGGCCCGACGGAGCCCGTCCCCTGCAGCCCGACCCGGTCGGTCGCGGTGCGCCGGATCGTCAGGTTGCGGCTCTGGATGTTGTTCGGGGTGTTCTGGTCGCGGTCGGCGCGCGCGGCGTCGAGGGTCTCGGTGGCCGGGCAGCTCGCGACACCCGACCCGCCGGGGTCGGCGCAGGTCCAGGCGATGGTGGCCCGCGTGTACCAGCCGTTGCGGCCGTTCGGGGCCGCGGGGGAGATCGTCCCGCGGATCGTCGGCGCCGTCAGGTCGACCCGCACCTCGCGCGTGGCGGGTGCGCTGCTGACGCTCGTCCCGGTGGCGGGATCGGTCTCCGTCGCCACGACGGCG
Proteins encoded in this region:
- a CDS encoding SLC13 family permease, which gives rise to MTLDAALTLGVILVVLGVLVADRVSPALAVLGGTVFLLVSGVIDADDAFAGFSNSAPLTVAALYVVAAAAARTRVVETLASRIAFAARPGAREPGERAALARIVLPTASASAFLNNTPIVAMGIPPILSWARRTGRSPSRYLMPLSFAAVVGGTVTLIGTSTNLVVSGLMEDAGMRSMGFFEIGAVGLPFALISIVVMLVVTPRLLPERRAPSEDVAADAREFTLEMIVEDGAAIAGRSIADAGLRSLQGVYLVEIERDGRRISSVRPDELLAEGDRLTFAGAVDRIVDLQAVRGLRSAEERHFGRVGTAQERRLYEAVVAPSSSLVGSTLKEAGFRGRYGGAVMAVHRADERVPGKLGEVRLRSGDVLLVLAGPAFRPRALDERDFSVVAALDGEPPPLSGKAPLVGIVIAGLILAASTGLMDILPAAFLAAFAVVGLGVLTPTEARDSIDLDVLVVIAASFGLGRAIEQSGLAQDIVDVVIDPLGAFGDLGLLFGVLIATIVVTEMISNNAAAVLLFPIAIATAASAGMDPRPFAFAVAIAASSSFLTPIGYQTNTMVYGIGGYRFGDFARLGFPLAIVMVVVAMIVIPLAWPLR
- a CDS encoding isocitrate/isopropylmalate dehydrogenase family protein; the protein is MGHRVTFIPGDGTGPEIAEATKRVLDATGVDFEWDVQEAGVDIMETAGTPLPDSVIESIRDTTVAIKGPITTPVGHGFRSVNVALRKALDLYACVRPCKSYEGVRSKYEDIDLVIVRENTEDLYAGIEFEKDTPENLAIIEKIIELDPSARGTIKPHAGISIKPISVEGTQRVVRYAFDYARENGRSKVTAVHKANIMKYTDGLWLAVATEVAKEYPDIEFEERIVDNMCMQLVQKPELYDVIVLPNLYGDILSDLGAGLVGGLGVAPGANIGAHAALFEPTHGSAPKYAGQNKVNPLAMMLSGVMMLRHLKEIDAADRMEGAIAELVREGKSVTYDMKPNRDDPTAVGTSEVADALIEKLQVTA
- a CDS encoding malate dehydrogenase, which codes for MSAAKAPLRVAVTGAAGQIGYSILPRIAAGEAFGKDQPVILQLLEIPVDKVQEALKGVAMELDDCAFPLLQGLVLTGDPREAFADADWCILVGSKPRGPGMERADLLKDNGRIFIEQGKAIDEVASAEARVVVVGNPCNTNCMIAASQASRLGPERFTAMTRLDQNRAQTQLAQKAGVAVTEVDDIVIFGNHSPTMFADFTNATISGKPARDVIGDDAWLENEFLPTVGKRGAAIIAARGLSSAASAANAAIDHVRSLHTPGDDIHSIAVRSDGSYGFDEGVWASVPVRTTAPGTYEVVREGWDHDEFAKGKIAATNAELVEERETVKDMLG
- a CDS encoding lipopolysaccharide assembly protein LapA domain-containing protein, with product MADHLPERRPPEGPPGRDGLDERQIRQLALAGGLVLVVSLLLIFVIENSDPVRVSFVFFAADISLIWVIVLSAVAGAAVGVVVSRLVRRRFFS
- a CDS encoding PLP-dependent aminotransferase family protein, with amino-acid sequence MPTSISFARGAPCPEALSADVIAACAAAALRDDGVRVLSYGTGNGYPPLRELLAAEHGAQPDQVLVTNGSLQGFVFLLETLLSPGDVVAVESPTYDRALLQLTLHGMDVLPIPMDADGMDVEALAAACEAGRVPRLLYTIPNFQNPSGATLSAERRRRLIEICDAHDILVLEDDPYGRLRFEGESLPGLWTMADPGRVIFTSSFSKTVAPGLRVGYLVSPPAIAAKLAGAASRTYISPALLSEAAIHQLIAGGGLEPNIEKVTALMRERRDAMTEGMRHMPEGTEFTTPQGGFFYWMTLPAGLSADELFEPAAAAGIAYVKGSDCVLEGGERTLRLAYSGVGPAEIEEGMERLGAVFRAAAVTTG